In the genome of Saccharomonospora viridis DSM 43017, one region contains:
- a CDS encoding nuclear transport factor 2 family protein has protein sequence MTKAHARADSFATALRSFEDTGDSSQLRELFAPNPELLRPQVATGNEGTSDVTRFWEEYRSQFSQLSTEFVRVMESGDLGVLEWVSRGTLTTGRPIEYSGTSLLNFDDEGRIRRFATYFDTAAFLRSQPSER, from the coding sequence ATGACGAAAGCACACGCACGGGCCGATAGTTTCGCCACCGCACTACGGAGTTTCGAGGACACCGGTGACAGCTCCCAGCTGCGTGAGCTGTTCGCCCCGAATCCGGAACTGCTGCGGCCGCAGGTGGCCACCGGCAACGAGGGGACGTCCGACGTGACCCGATTCTGGGAGGAATACCGCTCCCAGTTCTCCCAGCTGTCCACCGAGTTCGTCCGGGTGATGGAGTCCGGCGATCTCGGTGTACTCGAGTGGGTCTCCCGTGGCACCCTCACCACCGGCCGGCCGATCGAATACAGCGGGACCTCGCTGTTGAACTTCGACGACGAAGGTCGGATACGCCGGTTCGCCACGTACTTCGACACCGCGGCTTTCCTCCGGTCCCAGCCTTCGGAGCGATGA